The genomic DNA GTGGGCTCGTGGTGTGCGGGGACGGCTGTCTTTCTTCTCTTTCCGATGATGCGGGCGGAGAAGGGGGCGCGTCGTGCGCTGTCGGGCGGTGTTGCCGTCGTGATGGTGATAAAATGTGCGGTGATTCTGTCTGCACTCAGTGTATTCGGCGCGGTCGTGGGGGCGGAGCGGTCGTTTCTTTTTTACGAAATGGCAAAGCTCGTCCATTTTTCGCAGTACATTCAGCGTGTCGAAGCCATCTTTGTCTGCGCGTGGGTGATGGTCGTATTCCTTGCGATGATCGTGCTCGTTCGCGTGATCGTGATGCTTCTCGTTGATGCGCTCGCTGTGAGGGAAGGTCGTCCGCTCTCGATGCTCGTCATCTCGCTCGCGTCTGTCTGCGCACTTCTCGTCAGCGACTTGGCAAGTACCGTCCAAACGAACGAACTGCTCACGTATACCGTCCTGCCTTTTGCGTTTTTTGTCATAGTCGGTGCGGTGACGGTCGGATATATCTTGAGAAGGAGGGATACCTGTGCGATGCGTGTGGGTCGTAATGATTAGCGTATGCCTTCTGCTGATGACAGGCTGTCGCAGTAATGCCGAGATAGACGATTATTCGTATGCGATGATGATCGGTGTCGATCGCGCACAGGGCGAAACGGGCGAATACGTGTTCACGTACCGCGTCATCTTACCGCAGGCGTTTGCAGGTGACGGCAAGGCCAAGGACGACGAGAAGGCGCGTCTTGTCAGCGTGAAGGCATCGTCGCTCTCCGAGAGCTACAAGCTCGTCAGTCTGGCGATGAACAGACAGCTCAACGCGACACATATCGTCGGGTTCGTATTCAGCGAAGACGTGGCAAAAGAAGGTATTTACGATATCGTTTCCTCGATGAACAAAAGCGTTCTGTTTCGCAATTCTGTCGTCCTCGTCGTCAGCCAAGATTCGGCTAAGACGTTCATCGAGAAGAACAAAGCCCCGTTCGAGGTCTTTCCCTCGCGATGGACGGAGAGTTTACGCGACAATCAGATGCGCAGCGGGGCGTATTTCGTCAGCGATGCAAGAGAGTTCTATCGGCGGTCGCGCGAACCTCTGCGCGCAGGCGTGCTGACATATGCAGGTGTCACGAAGGGCAGTCTTGATGCGAAGGGAAGTCCGATCACGTCTGCGAGTGAAGAGCGCGGTTATACGGTAGATTCACTGCCGCGCGAGGGCGGATCGGAGGCGATCGCTGTCGGCTCGGCTGTATTCGTCGATTGGAAGATGGTCGGCACGCTCACATCGGCGGAATCGCTCGGCGGTACGATGCTCGAAAAAGTGCTTCGCGTACCGCTCGATATCGTCGATCCGCGCGGCAGCGGACAGGTCTACTCGTTCGGCGTGCGGACAGCTCTGCCGAAGATAGACGTGCGGATCGTAAACGGGCGCATGGTCGCCGATGTGAGCGTCAGCGGTGTCGCAGAGATGATGGAACTTCGTTATGAAGCGGACGAACAGTCGGGCGATGTGTACGCGCTCTTAGAGGAGGAGCTTGGGCGCACGGTCGAATCGTCCGTCCATGCGTATCTGACGAAAACGAAGGCGTGGGGCGCGGACTGCATCGGTCTTGCCAACCATTGCCGAAAAGAGAGCGCCACTCTTACGGAATGGTCACAGCGCGACTGGCAGAAGCTCTACCGTGACGCGGATATCCGCGTGCACGCAAGCATCGTCATCAAACGGCGCGGTTACCATCGTGACGAGATGCACGGCGGTGATGCGTTCGCCATGTGAGGAGGTGAGGCGGTTGTATAAGGCGATACTGCTCGCAGGCGCACTCTTGTCAGCATTGCATACAGGCGACTGGGCTAGGTACTTGTGGCAGAGAGGTAAGCGACCGCAGGCGGCAGTCATATCCCTCTTGTGCGCGCTCGTTCTCGTACTTGCCGTCCGCGCAGTCGGTGTCGTGTAAGAGGGGGTGTGTCGGGTATGGCATATGGCGGCAGGCTGTCATCATCGCGTAAGAAGACTATGTGCGTCGTCGTTGCGGAAAGAAGCTGTTTTGACAAGAATAGCAGTACCAAAGAACATGATTTTGTGGTATGCTGTTTTTATGAACAGAAGCGAAACCAAGAGCTGTTTATGCTCTTGGTTTCGTTTGTATCGGAACAGACGGCAGGATGCTGTCGTAGTCAAAAGGAGGAATAGTTCAATGAATGGTCTTTATATGGTCATTGTGGCGGCACTCGTGCTGACGATATGCTACCGCTATTACGGCGCATTTTTGGCCGCTAAGGTATTGGCGTTCGATTCGAATCGTACGACGCCTGCCGTAGAATTTGAGGACGGACATGATTATGTACCGACGAACAAGTGGGTCACGTTCGGTCATCATTTTGCGGCGATCGCAGGGGCAGGCCCTCTCGTCGGCCCGATATTGGCGGCGCAGTTCGGCTACCTGCCGGGCATGCTGTGGATCCTCATCGGTGTATGTCTCGGTGGTGCGGTGCATGATATGGTCATCATGTTCGCATCTATCCGTCATAAAGGCTTGTCGCTTGCGGAGATCGCCAAAGCCGAGATCGGCAAAAAGACAGGCTTCGTCGCGTCTGTTGCTATCATCTGTATCCTCATCATCTCGATGGCAGGCATGGCGATCGCCGTTGCCAATGCGCTCTTTAACAGCCCGTGGGGTGTCTTTACCGTCGGTATGACGATCCCGATCGCGCTGTTTGTCGGTCTGTATATGCGTTGTATCCGTCCCGGCAAGATCGGAGAAGCATCGCTCATCGGTGTCGTGCTCGTCCTGGCGGCAGTCGGCTTCGGCCCTGTCATCGAGCAGTCTTCCTTAGCACCGTACTTCACGCTCAGCCGATTCCAGCTCGATCTTCTGCTGCCGATCTACGGATTCGTCGCATCGGCTCTGCCTGTCTGGCTTCTCTTGGCACCGCGCGACTATCTCAGTACATATATGAAGATCGGTACCATCGGTGCGCTTGCACTCGGTATCCTCATCGTACAGCCTGATATCAAGATGCCTGCCATCACCGAGTTCATCTCGGGCGGCGGTCCTGTCGTCCCCGGCCCCGTATGGCCGTTCGTCTGTATGACGATCGCCTGCGGTGCCATCTCGGGATTCCATGCCATCATCTCGACCGGTACGACACCGAAGATGCTCACGAACGAAAATGAGATACTGCCTGTCGGCTTCGGTGCGATGCTGACAGAAGGCTTCGTCGCTATCATGGCACTCGTTGCCGCAACGAGCCTCATTCCTGCCGACTATTTTGCCATCAACAGCAGACCCGAAGTCTTTGCTACGCTCGGCATGACCGTACAAGAACTGCCCAACCTCTCTGCGATGGTCGGTGAAGATGTCACAGGCCGCCCCGGCGGTGCCGTATCGCTCGCCGTCGGTATGGCGTACATCTTCGCACGTATCCCCGGCCTCGAACAGCTGATGTCGTTCTTCTATCATTTCACCATCATGTTCGAAGCACTCTTTATCCTGACCGTTATCGATGCCGGTACGCGCGTCGGCCGTTACCTCCTGCAGGAGATCGGCGGTATGGTCTACAAACCGCTCGGTGACGTCAACTGGAAGCCCGGCGTTATCCTGTGCAGTGCGCTCATCTCCGTGGCGTGGGGCAGTCTTGTATTCGGCGGCTCTATCTCCTCCATCTGGCCCGTGTTCGGCCTGGCGAATCAGCTTCTCGCCGGCATGACACTTGCCATCGGTACGACCGTCATCATTCGTATGGGCAAGCAAAAATATGCGTGGACGACGATCCTGCCGCTTTGTTTCCTCGTCACGACCGTTTTGACAGCAGGTGTCTACAACATCTTCGAATTCTACCTGCCCAAAGGACAGATCAGTCTTGCACTCATCAGCGCAGGCATGATGATCCTCGTCGTATTCATCATCGTCGATGCCGTCAGAACGTGGATACGCGTTTTGCGCGAAAACAAGCTCGAAACGAAAAAAGCCGCATAATAAGACGAAACGAAAGGACACCTGCGGGTGTCCTTTTTTTGCGCATAAAAAGGAATATCCTGCACAAACTACAGACGGATAAACGAAAGGGGGAATCACTTGTGATCACGCAAAAAGAGCTTATGCTCCTCGATGACTTTCTCTCGCACGTGCAGACTACAGCGGACATCATGAATCACGTAGCCGCCGAGCTTACCGACTCGCAGGCCAAACAGCTCTGTCAGCAGTTCGCACAGCGCGAACAGCAGCATTTCCAAACGATGAGCAAGCACCTCAACGCAGGACAGAAATTGTAGGGGAGGAATATTAGAGTGGCATTCAATCAGAATATGCAGGGCGCGCAGAATCAGCAGAATCAGCAGAATATGCAGGGCGCGCAGAATCAGCAGGGCGGCGTGAACGGACAGGGCGCACAGGTGACGGAGGAGAGCCTTATGAATCTCGCGCTCAACGAAACGAAGCTGATGGCAGGTTCTATCAATACGTATATCTTAGAAGCGTCCGACGATGCGCTCCGACGCGACTATATGACGGTGCTCGGCGATATCTACAGCCAGCAGAAACAGCTCTTTGACTGCATGGAGCAAAAAGGCTACTATCAGCTTGCCGATGCGACCGCCGAAGAAGTCGCACAGACACGTGCCAAATTCCAAAACGCAGGTAATTGACAGATGCGGAGAGGCAGAAAATAACTGCTTCTCCGCTTTACTTAGTTATTGACAAAGAAAGAAAACTAATTTATAATAAGAATTGTTATCCAATGATAAAATATTTCAGATAAAAAGGAGGATTTTCCATGAACGAACAGTCG from Selenomonadales bacterium includes the following:
- a CDS encoding Ger(x)C family spore germination protein; its protein translation is MRCVWVVMISVCLLLMTGCRSNAEIDDYSYAMMIGVDRAQGETGEYVFTYRVILPQAFAGDGKAKDDEKARLVSVKASSLSESYKLVSLAMNRQLNATHIVGFVFSEDVAKEGIYDIVSSMNKSVLFRNSVVLVVSQDSAKTFIEKNKAPFEVFPSRWTESLRDNQMRSGAYFVSDAREFYRRSREPLRAGVLTYAGVTKGSLDAKGSPITSASEERGYTVDSLPREGGSEAIAVGSAVFVDWKMVGTLTSAESLGGTMLEKVLRVPLDIVDPRGSGQVYSFGVRTALPKIDVRIVNGRMVADVSVSGVAEMMELRYEADEQSGDVYALLEEELGRTVESSVHAYLTKTKAWGADCIGLANHCRKESATLTEWSQRDWQKLYRDADIRVHASIVIKRRGYHRDEMHGGDAFAM
- a CDS encoding carbon starvation protein A encodes the protein MNGLYMVIVAALVLTICYRYYGAFLAAKVLAFDSNRTTPAVEFEDGHDYVPTNKWVTFGHHFAAIAGAGPLVGPILAAQFGYLPGMLWILIGVCLGGAVHDMVIMFASIRHKGLSLAEIAKAEIGKKTGFVASVAIICILIISMAGMAIAVANALFNSPWGVFTVGMTIPIALFVGLYMRCIRPGKIGEASLIGVVLVLAAVGFGPVIEQSSLAPYFTLSRFQLDLLLPIYGFVASALPVWLLLAPRDYLSTYMKIGTIGALALGILIVQPDIKMPAITEFISGGGPVVPGPVWPFVCMTIACGAISGFHAIISTGTTPKMLTNENEILPVGFGAMLTEGFVAIMALVAATSLIPADYFAINSRPEVFATLGMTVQELPNLSAMVGEDVTGRPGGAVSLAVGMAYIFARIPGLEQLMSFFYHFTIMFEALFILTVIDAGTRVGRYLLQEIGGMVYKPLGDVNWKPGVILCSALISVAWGSLVFGGSISSIWPVFGLANQLLAGMTLAIGTTVIIRMGKQKYAWTTILPLCFLVTTVLTAGVYNIFEFYLPKGQISLALISAGMMILVVFIIVDAVRTWIRVLRENKLETKKAA
- a CDS encoding ferritin-like domain-containing protein, encoding MITQKELMLLDDFLSHVQTTADIMNHVAAELTDSQAKQLCQQFAQREQQHFQTMSKHLNAGQKL
- a CDS encoding spore coat protein; amino-acid sequence: MQGAQNQQGGVNGQGAQVTEESLMNLALNETKLMAGSINTYILEASDDALRRDYMTVLGDIYSQQKQLFDCMEQKGYYQLADATAEEVAQTRAKFQNAGN